From a single Chitinophaga sp. Cy-1792 genomic region:
- a CDS encoding TraB/GumN family protein has translation MKKIVLFLLCLAGLQTQAQQSSLLWKVTGNGITKPSWLYGTFHLICPEDLHISDAAKTAIKSADTLYLEINMEDQQDLTAAQQMMMPSPGFQLKNVMSADDYAFLVHYIQDSMHMSEAVIAHLKPSVLMMLLAMKDIKCQASSVEEALTTIAKETSRPQKGLETAVYQLQLLNQIPDSVIIASIIDDLKHDQDSKEKMDKMTKAYVRGDLNELYDVSKTEESFKQIEEKLLKQRNLNWIPQISNAVKHSSLFIAVGAGHLPGPDGVINLLRKQGYKVEPVM, from the coding sequence ATGAAAAAAATAGTCCTGTTCCTTCTCTGCCTTGCCGGCCTGCAAACTCAGGCCCAGCAGTCTTCCCTGTTGTGGAAGGTAACCGGCAACGGCATTACTAAACCATCCTGGCTGTATGGCACCTTTCACCTGATTTGCCCGGAAGACCTCCATATTTCTGATGCGGCAAAGACTGCGATAAAAAGTGCTGACACATTGTACCTGGAAATTAATATGGAAGACCAGCAGGACCTTACTGCGGCACAGCAGATGATGATGCCCAGTCCGGGTTTTCAGCTGAAAAATGTGATGTCGGCAGATGATTATGCTTTCCTGGTACACTATATCCAGGATAGTATGCATATGTCGGAGGCCGTGATTGCGCACCTGAAACCTTCCGTACTAATGATGCTGCTTGCCATGAAAGATATTAAATGTCAGGCCAGCAGCGTGGAAGAAGCGCTGACAACCATCGCCAAAGAGACTTCCAGGCCGCAGAAAGGTTTGGAAACTGCCGTTTATCAGCTGCAGCTGCTGAACCAGATCCCCGACAGTGTGATCATTGCCTCCATCATCGACGACCTGAAACACGACCAGGATAGTAAAGAGAAAATGGATAAGATGACCAAAGCATATGTCCGTGGCGATCTTAATGAGTTATATGATGTTTCTAAAACCGAGGAGTCCTTTAAGCAAATAGAAGAAAAGTTGCTGAAGCAGCGAAACCTTAATTGGATACCGCAGATAAGCAATGCAGTAAAGCATTCCAGCCTTTTCATCGCGGTAGGCGCCGGCCACCTGCCTGGCCCTGACGGCGTGATCAACCTGTTACGCAAACAGGGATATAAAGTGGAGCCAGTAATGTAA
- a CDS encoding translocation/assembly module TamB domain-containing protein, with the protein MLGLIILIGILVNIPAVQNFLVGQVTSRLSEQLHTKVEVRHVNIRLFNSLDLEGAFIEDHNKDTLLYAGRLQLRITDWFFFQDKPVIKFIGLDSAQVNLLRPRNDSVWNYEFIADAFGGGKSTSSGHSGNISLDLKKLDLRDIRINQVDKWVGEDMYGHAKRIYIDAKNLDLQKHNIDIQEVSLDQPNFILTSYSSSPLRHRRPRVNTPVEYDSTKLRWNDANWKLIVKEISIKNGLFGVDYPEDSAKVEPGYFAPQHIRFEQINLALTNTSLVKDSIIGDLTFSTRERSGFEVKKLKSRFKMSPVEMEFSHLDLETNKSHIGDYYTMEYADFDDMSDYIDLVTMRANFKDCVVSSDDIAYFAPYLSTWKKEIKISGHARGPVSNLKARDIDLQAGNTTRLKGSLEMRGLPDIYETYIDFHADELVTTGNDVMQIVPEAKDINSSVHIDKLSNIRFQGSYTGFINDFVAYGKFQTNLGTVNSDINFKTNKDVPVYSGSVNTNAFNLGTLLGVSDLEEITANAKVNGAGFNFKTLKASLDADIQSISLYGYTYENIKTKGDMSRKFFNGSLTVKDPNLDMDFAGTIDFNAALPIFNFNSEIRKSDLKALHIVSDSITLQAKMDLNFAGSNIDNFEGSARMHEVSIYKDGNRLEFDSLALTTDMQGDQKTLNVAGSEIQGFVKGKYSFLELPDAFQALLYRYYPSYFKEPNSSNIHEDFNFEFRFGNVAKLIKGFTNKVAGFDQSVVSGNLNTTTGDLGLNIMVPEASFLNYHLVDWQIKGDGNARKVNLSSSVGKFMNGTNTILENPLILASSSNDTSYIKMDMQAQDTSALDGFYARVITVQEGIKVNFLNSAFTVNERQWNVTPGNEIYWSKHFLTVKNLRVTRNDQSITVETNEFNPDESRFIITLKNLNLADVIPAQLVATRIEGVTDGTINISDPTQNLDIDAALRTRDLRIDNDSIGFLTVDGSYQQQTGAVNFSVKSNNEGRNFLAEGRVGLTHNDKNLDANLRFGGTDVSLLNKYLVGYVSDLKGSVTGNLAVSGTTDLPSVKGQLALDSVGITVDYLGTRYKIPKLKVNVDDNLIEFGQFTVIDKYGTKGVANGYISHDHFDKLNFDFDVTGRKFVFLNTNANDNDLFYGDVIADGKVYFSGPLNDLQLHVLARPVSGTHFYLPISDSKDIGKYDYITFKSYGTEIKENKRKKDNTKLTVKLDIAANPDAQIDVILDATTGDVISANGTGNLQIIANTDGDFTMFGNYEISNGSYNFTFQRVTSWKFDIEKNSSISWNGNPSDAKMSITAKYSLPKVSLYNLVGQAATLAANDKLATRSEKVDVLINLRGALMKPDITYSIELPDVGTMSYESGVAAKLKEINNDQNKALLQIYGLLIANQFLPDDAGGGANVGITGKNSVGQALSAQASAILNNITGALLKGSGIGINVNYRAYNVGGLPDNSSVDRNQVSAGVTSTLFNNRFRLYAGGDYDWGKTATSASTNRFAGDFRIEYLLTPDGRFRINAFSKSDYDVYNLNNRTKSGLGISYIREYDRFLELFNHNRRNQRDSIRKQEIEKDSTVHPVGTAEPDSSKHVKETAQQENLHKNK; encoded by the coding sequence TTGTTGGGCCTCATCATACTGATCGGGATACTGGTAAACATCCCGGCAGTACAGAATTTCCTGGTAGGGCAAGTAACAAGTCGGCTGTCGGAGCAACTACACACCAAGGTGGAAGTCCGTCATGTGAACATCCGGCTGTTCAACAGCCTTGACCTGGAAGGTGCATTCATAGAGGACCACAACAAAGACACCCTGCTGTATGCCGGCAGGTTGCAGCTCCGTATTACAGACTGGTTCTTCTTTCAGGACAAGCCAGTGATCAAATTCATCGGCCTCGACAGCGCACAGGTCAACCTCCTGCGGCCTCGCAACGACTCCGTCTGGAATTATGAATTTATTGCAGATGCCTTCGGCGGCGGTAAATCCACCTCCTCCGGCCATAGCGGCAACATCTCCCTGGACCTTAAAAAACTCGACCTCCGCGATATCCGTATCAACCAGGTAGATAAATGGGTAGGAGAAGATATGTACGGACATGCCAAACGCATCTACATAGACGCTAAAAACCTGGACCTCCAAAAACATAATATCGATATCCAGGAAGTTTCCCTGGACCAGCCCAATTTTATCCTCACCAGCTATTCCTCCTCTCCCTTGCGCCATCGCAGGCCCAGAGTGAATACGCCTGTTGAATACGACTCCACCAAACTTCGCTGGAACGACGCCAACTGGAAACTGATCGTAAAAGAAATATCTATTAAAAACGGTCTGTTCGGGGTAGACTATCCCGAAGATTCTGCTAAAGTAGAACCCGGCTACTTCGCACCACAGCATATACGCTTCGAACAGATAAATCTCGCCCTTACCAATACCAGCCTGGTCAAAGACAGTATTATCGGCGACCTTACCTTCTCTACCCGCGAGCGTAGCGGCTTTGAAGTGAAAAAGCTGAAAAGCAGATTTAAAATGTCGCCGGTAGAAATGGAGTTTTCCCACCTCGACCTGGAAACCAATAAAAGCCATATCGGCGATTATTATACCATGGAGTACGCTGATTTCGACGATATGAGCGATTATATCGATCTCGTTACCATGCGGGCCAACTTCAAAGACTGTGTCGTGTCTTCCGATGATATCGCCTACTTCGCTCCTTACCTCTCTACCTGGAAAAAAGAAATTAAGATCAGCGGCCATGCCCGCGGACCGGTAAGTAACCTGAAAGCACGTGATATCGACCTGCAGGCAGGCAATACCACCCGCCTGAAAGGATCGCTGGAAATGCGCGGCCTGCCGGATATCTACGAAACATACATCGACTTCCATGCCGACGAACTCGTGACCACAGGCAACGATGTCATGCAGATCGTACCCGAAGCGAAGGATATCAACTCCTCCGTGCATATCGATAAACTCAGCAACATCCGCTTCCAGGGAAGTTATACCGGCTTCATCAACGACTTTGTAGCCTATGGTAAATTCCAGACCAACCTGGGCACCGTCAATTCGGATATCAACTTCAAAACCAATAAAGACGTACCTGTTTACTCCGGTAGCGTCAATACCAATGCCTTTAACCTGGGTACGCTCCTCGGTGTCAGCGACCTCGAAGAAATTACTGCCAACGCCAAGGTAAATGGCGCCGGATTCAACTTCAAAACACTGAAAGCCTCTCTGGACGCAGATATACAAAGTATCTCCCTCTACGGATATACGTACGAGAATATCAAGACCAAAGGCGATATGAGCAGGAAGTTCTTCAACGGCTCCCTCACCGTAAAAGATCCCAACCTGGATATGGACTTTGCCGGCACCATCGATTTCAATGCCGCCCTGCCCATCTTCAATTTCAATTCAGAAATCCGCAAAAGTGACCTGAAAGCCCTGCATATCGTCAGCGACAGCATCACCCTGCAGGCTAAAATGGACCTCAACTTCGCCGGTAGCAACATCGATAACTTCGAAGGTAGCGCCAGAATGCACGAAGTATCTATATATAAAGATGGTAACCGGCTGGAGTTCGACTCCCTCGCACTAACCACCGACATGCAGGGAGACCAGAAAACCCTCAACGTGGCAGGTAGCGAAATTCAAGGCTTTGTAAAAGGTAAATACAGCTTCCTCGAACTGCCGGACGCCTTTCAGGCATTGCTTTACCGCTACTACCCCAGCTATTTCAAAGAACCTAACAGCAGCAATATTCATGAAGACTTCAACTTCGAATTCAGGTTCGGAAATGTTGCCAAACTCATAAAAGGATTTACTAATAAAGTGGCCGGCTTCGATCAGAGTGTCGTTTCCGGAAACCTGAACACCACCACCGGCGACCTGGGACTCAATATCATGGTGCCGGAAGCCTCCTTCCTGAACTACCACCTGGTAGACTGGCAGATCAAGGGAGACGGGAATGCCCGCAAAGTAAACCTGAGCAGCAGTGTAGGGAAATTCATGAACGGCACCAATACCATTCTTGAAAACCCACTCATCCTCGCCAGCTCCTCCAATGATACCTCTTATATAAAGATGGACATGCAGGCACAGGACACCAGTGCACTGGATGGCTTCTATGCCCGTGTGATCACCGTTCAGGAAGGTATTAAGGTAAATTTCCTCAATAGCGCCTTTACCGTAAACGAAAGACAATGGAATGTAACACCAGGCAATGAAATCTACTGGAGCAAGCACTTCCTCACGGTAAAGAACCTACGCGTAACCCGCAACGATCAAAGTATTACCGTTGAAACCAACGAATTCAATCCGGATGAGTCCAGGTTTATCATCACCCTTAAAAACCTGAACCTGGCAGATGTAATACCAGCACAGCTGGTAGCCACCCGTATTGAAGGCGTTACCGACGGCACTATTAATATCTCCGATCCTACCCAGAACCTGGATATCGACGCCGCATTGCGTACCCGCGATCTGCGTATTGACAATGATTCCATCGGATTCTTAACAGTAGATGGCAGCTATCAGCAACAAACCGGTGCAGTCAACTTCTCCGTAAAATCCAATAACGAAGGCCGCAACTTCCTGGCAGAAGGCCGTGTAGGCCTGACCCATAACGACAAAAACCTGGATGCCAACCTTCGGTTCGGAGGCACTGACGTCAGCCTGCTCAACAAATACCTGGTAGGTTATGTGTCGGACCTGAAAGGGTCTGTTACCGGTAACCTCGCCGTGAGCGGCACCACCGACCTCCCAAGTGTAAAAGGCCAGCTGGCATTGGATTCTGTAGGCATCACCGTGGATTACCTGGGCACCCGTTACAAAATACCTAAGCTGAAAGTCAATGTAGACGATAACCTGATCGAATTCGGGCAGTTTACCGTTATCGATAAATATGGTACCAAAGGCGTAGCCAACGGCTATATCAGCCATGACCATTTTGATAAACTCAACTTCGACTTTGACGTAACAGGCCGGAAATTCGTTTTCCTCAATACCAATGCAAATGATAATGACCTGTTTTATGGAGACGTAATTGCAGATGGTAAAGTGTATTTTTCAGGCCCCCTGAACGATTTACAGCTGCACGTACTGGCACGCCCGGTAAGTGGTACGCATTTCTATCTCCCCATCTCCGACAGTAAAGATATCGGCAAGTACGACTACATTACGTTCAAGTCGTATGGTACTGAGATTAAAGAGAATAAACGCAAGAAAGACAATACCAAGCTGACTGTTAAACTGGATATTGCCGCCAATCCGGATGCGCAGATCGATGTTATCCTCGATGCCACTACCGGTGATGTCATTTCCGCAAATGGTACGGGTAACCTGCAGATCATCGCCAATACCGACGGCGATTTCACCATGTTCGGTAACTATGAGATCAGCAACGGTTCCTATAACTTTACCTTCCAGCGCGTAACTTCCTGGAAATTCGATATTGAAAAGAACAGCAGCATCAGCTGGAATGGTAATCCCAGCGATGCCAAAATGAGTATCACGGCCAAATACTCCCTGCCTAAGGTGAGTTTATATAACCTCGTAGGCCAGGCCGCTACGCTGGCTGCGAATGACAAGCTGGCTACCCGCTCCGAAAAAGTGGATGTGCTCATCAACCTGCGTGGTGCACTGATGAAACCGGATATCACCTATTCCATCGAGCTGCCGGACGTAGGTACGATGTCGTACGAAAGTGGTGTGGCCGCCAAGCTGAAAGAAATTAACAACGATCAGAATAAGGCGCTGTTGCAGATTTACGGTCTGCTGATCGCCAATCAGTTCCTCCCCGATGATGCCGGCGGTGGTGCCAACGTGGGTATCACTGGTAAAAACAGTGTGGGGCAGGCATTATCAGCGCAGGCATCTGCCATCCTTAACAATATTACCGGCGCCCTGCTCAAAGGCAGTGGCATAGGTATTAACGTGAACTACCGCGCCTACAACGTAGGCGGCTTGCCGGATAACTCTTCGGTAGACCGTAACCAGGTGAGTGCCGGTGTTACCAGTACCTTATTTAATAACCGTTTCCGGCTATATGCCGGTGGCGACTATGACTGGGGCAAAACAGCGACCTCTGCCAGCACAAACCGCTTTGCGGGCGACTTCCGCATTGAGTACCTGCTCACCCCTGATGGCAGGTTCCGTATCAATGCCTTCAGTAAATCAGATTATGACGTATATAACCTGAACAACCGTACGAAATCGGGCCTGGGCATCAGCTACATCCGTGAATACGACCGTTTCCTGGAGTTATTTAATCATAATCGCCGGAATCAGCGGGATTCTATCAGGAAACAGGAGATAGAAAAGGACAGCACCGTACATCCTGTCGGGACAGCTGAGCCAGACAGCAGCAAGCATGTAAAGGAGACCGCACAGCAGGAAAATCTGCATAAGAATAAATAG
- a CDS encoding alpha/beta hydrolase fold domain-containing protein gives MNSQTTQTILTHEVLTQVNNERAFFETFGQKYPADPTVTVTETSIAGVKSYWFKPAVAKENNIIIFLHGGGYTIGGIKSHKPMVSHFTAALRTNVLFVEYSLAPEYPFPTANNEILAVYKELLQRYPGHHFSFIGDSAGGGLAVAATHAIAAEKLQSPAAVVLISPWLNLKANNASYQTRQALDPIFTREIIAGYARLYAAGAVSLADPDELEFGQFPPVSILAGTNEILFDDAKNFYEKIKEVQPKAQFKEYKNQLHVWPLADINSDASKEALRDIVAFMQD, from the coding sequence ATGAATTCCCAGACTACCCAAACAATATTAACCCACGAAGTACTTACACAAGTAAATAACGAAAGAGCCTTTTTTGAAACATTCGGCCAGAAATACCCTGCGGATCCGACAGTAACCGTTACTGAAACCAGTATTGCAGGCGTGAAGAGCTACTGGTTCAAACCCGCAGTGGCTAAGGAGAATAACATAATTATCTTTTTACACGGTGGCGGCTATACGATAGGAGGAATAAAGTCCCACAAACCAATGGTAAGTCATTTTACTGCGGCGCTGCGGACAAACGTGCTGTTTGTTGAATATTCCCTGGCACCGGAATATCCGTTCCCGACTGCTAACAATGAAATACTGGCTGTTTATAAAGAACTGTTGCAACGCTACCCTGGTCATCACTTCAGCTTTATTGGCGACAGTGCCGGCGGCGGACTGGCAGTAGCTGCCACCCATGCTATTGCGGCAGAAAAATTACAAAGTCCGGCAGCAGTGGTGCTTATTTCTCCATGGCTGAACCTGAAAGCCAATAATGCATCTTACCAGACAAGACAAGCATTAGACCCTATCTTCACGCGTGAAATAATAGCAGGTTATGCCCGTCTTTATGCAGCAGGAGCGGTTAGTCTGGCAGATCCCGACGAGCTGGAATTCGGTCAGTTCCCACCAGTTTCCATACTGGCAGGCACCAACGAAATATTATTCGACGATGCTAAAAACTTCTACGAAAAAATCAAAGAGGTGCAGCCAAAAGCACAATTCAAGGAATACAAAAATCAGTTGCATGTATGGCCGCTGGCTGATATTAATAGCGACGCATCTAAAGAAGCACTCCGTGATATAGTAGCGTTTATGCAGGACTAA
- a CDS encoding aminotransferase class I/II-fold pyridoxal phosphate-dependent enzyme: MLHTSHTPGRTVLMDNRECLFFSGFSYLGLHQHPAFKAYMAEGIEKYGTLFPSSRVSNLRLSLYEEIEHALATQLQQQSAVVFSSGYLSGQAAIHYATTCGELLYAPGTHPALWHHTPALPAASRTAWEQETITRVNDHPDNTYVIVSDTMNPITATVYNFDWLTQLKHKVLVLLDDSHGIGILGPQGKGSIHQQPHGANIRYLVTASLAKAYSVEGGVVAGTAADVAAMKRTPYFTGSTPMMPASAHAWLQAAALISEQQHLLKKNTETATHYLKDIPHTHHPELAIFIFPQYDNRQSLATYLADKDLIISSFPYPLPHHAPVHRAIISALHQQQDIATLYQFLHTYYQ, from the coding sequence ATGTTGCATACTTCGCATACACCAGGAAGAACGGTGCTGATGGACAACCGGGAGTGTCTCTTTTTTTCAGGATTCTCCTACCTGGGGCTACATCAGCACCCTGCCTTTAAAGCCTATATGGCCGAAGGGATAGAAAAATATGGTACCCTGTTTCCTTCCTCAAGAGTGAGTAACTTACGTTTAAGCCTGTACGAAGAAATCGAACATGCACTGGCTACGCAGCTGCAACAGCAGTCTGCTGTTGTTTTCAGCTCCGGCTACCTCTCCGGACAAGCCGCCATTCATTATGCCACCACCTGCGGGGAACTATTATACGCGCCGGGCACCCATCCTGCATTATGGCATCATACCCCTGCCCTGCCGGCGGCCTCGCGGACAGCATGGGAGCAGGAAACCATTACCCGTGTTAATGATCACCCGGATAATACTTACGTCATTGTAAGCGATACCATGAACCCGATCACGGCCACGGTGTATAATTTCGACTGGCTGACGCAACTGAAACATAAAGTACTGGTGTTACTGGACGATTCGCATGGGATAGGAATACTGGGGCCACAGGGAAAAGGAAGTATTCACCAGCAGCCACACGGAGCAAATATAAGGTACCTTGTAACAGCCTCCCTTGCAAAGGCCTATAGCGTGGAAGGTGGCGTGGTAGCAGGTACTGCCGCTGATGTTGCCGCCATGAAACGTACGCCGTATTTTACCGGAAGTACCCCCATGATGCCCGCCAGCGCCCATGCATGGCTCCAGGCGGCCGCATTGATCAGCGAACAGCAACATCTGCTCAAAAAAAATACAGAGACCGCAACACACTACCTGAAAGATATACCGCATACGCATCATCCCGAACTAGCCATCTTTATCTTCCCGCAATATGATAACAGGCAGTCACTGGCAACTTATCTTGCAGACAAAGACCTGATCATTTCCAGTTTTCCCTATCCGCTGCCACATCATGCACCTGTACACCGCGCCATTATCTCAGCCTTGCACCAGCAACAGGATATTGCGACATTATACCAATTCCTGCACACCTACTATCAATAA
- a CDS encoding isoaspartyl peptidase/L-asparaginase family protein, translating into MFKRLLLPVAFLALGSAATSKAAVYEKDSVAQKVRYVMVIHGGAGTILKSSMTPEKEAAYKAGLTKALQAGYAVLSKGGTSVDAVEAAVEVMEDNPLFNAGKGAVFTNEGRNEMDAAIMNGKTLQAGAVAGVTTIRNPITAARAVMDKSQHVMMVGPGAEKFAKQAGCEIVDPSYFYTEDRWKSLQKVKAADSTQMQLDHDSAVHKPATKLGIENKDHKFGTVGAVAVDKAGNLAAATSTGGMTNKKFGRIGDSPIIGAGTYANNATCAISCTGWGEFFIRLVVAKTVSDLMEYKGMSVEAASAEMIMKQVPQLGGDGGLIAIDKEGNIAMPFNTAGMYRGTVTADGKIEVAIYKN; encoded by the coding sequence ATGTTTAAGCGTTTGCTGTTACCTGTAGCCTTTCTGGCGCTGGGCAGTGCTGCTACCTCCAAGGCAGCTGTTTATGAGAAAGATTCTGTTGCACAAAAAGTACGCTACGTTATGGTGATCCATGGCGGAGCTGGTACCATTCTTAAATCATCGATGACACCTGAAAAGGAAGCGGCCTACAAGGCTGGCCTGACAAAGGCCCTCCAGGCAGGGTATGCAGTACTGAGTAAAGGCGGTACCAGCGTAGATGCAGTAGAGGCAGCCGTAGAGGTGATGGAAGATAATCCACTTTTCAATGCTGGTAAAGGCGCGGTATTTACCAACGAAGGCCGCAACGAAATGGACGCTGCCATCATGAATGGAAAGACGTTGCAAGCCGGCGCCGTTGCAGGTGTAACCACCATTCGTAACCCGATCACCGCTGCCAGAGCCGTGATGGATAAATCCCAACATGTGATGATGGTAGGACCGGGGGCTGAGAAATTTGCCAAACAGGCAGGCTGCGAAATCGTAGATCCTTCCTATTTCTATACAGAAGACCGCTGGAAATCTTTACAGAAAGTAAAAGCGGCGGATTCTACACAAATGCAGCTGGACCATGATTCTGCTGTGCACAAGCCGGCGACAAAATTAGGAATAGAAAATAAAGACCATAAATTCGGTACGGTAGGAGCCGTAGCCGTAGATAAGGCGGGGAACCTCGCTGCCGCTACTTCTACCGGTGGTATGACCAACAAAAAGTTTGGCCGTATCGGTGATAGCCCTATCATCGGCGCGGGCACCTACGCCAATAACGCTACCTGTGCCATCAGCTGCACCGGCTGGGGAGAATTCTTCATCCGCCTGGTGGTAGCGAAAACGGTAAGCGACCTGATGGAGTATAAAGGCATGTCTGTGGAAGCAGCATCTGCGGAAATGATCATGAAACAGGTGCCTCAACTCGGCGGTGATGGCGGATTGATAGCCATCGACAAAGAAGGAAATATCGCGATGCCTTTCAATACGGCCGGGATGTACAGAGGTACGGTCACGGCAGATGGAAAAATTGAAGTAGCGATCTATAAAAATTAA
- a CDS encoding bifunctional 3,4-dihydroxy-2-butanone-4-phosphate synthase/GTP cyclohydrolase II has protein sequence MLDTIEAAIEDIKNGKLVIVVDDEDRENEGDFITAARNVTPEIINFMSMHGRGLICAPLVEERCEELGLDLMVKDNTALHQTPFTVSIDLLGHGCTTGISAHDRAKTIQALIDPATKPEDLGKPGHIFPLKAKSGGVLRRSGHTEATIDLARLAGFEPAGVLVEIMNEDGTMARLPELREIATKFDLKLISIKDMISYLLNQETLIEEGVSVQMPTKYGNFELIAFKQVNTGEIHMALKKGTWEKDEPVLVRVHSSCVTGDILHSLRCDCGEQLHAAMQMVEKEGKGLILYMNQEGRGIGLMNKLRAYKLQEEGRDTVEANLELGFKMDERDYGVGAQILRHLNICKLRLITNNPRKRAGLLGYGLEIVENVPIEIHPNPHNENYLKTKRDKLGHEILKG, from the coding sequence ATGTTAGATACAATTGAAGCTGCAATAGAAGATATAAAAAACGGTAAACTGGTTATTGTTGTGGACGATGAGGACCGCGAAAATGAGGGAGACTTCATCACTGCCGCCCGAAACGTAACGCCTGAAATCATCAACTTTATGAGTATGCATGGCCGTGGCCTCATCTGCGCTCCCCTTGTGGAAGAACGCTGTGAAGAACTCGGACTGGACCTCATGGTAAAAGATAATACCGCACTACATCAAACCCCTTTCACCGTTTCCATTGACCTCCTGGGTCACGGTTGTACAACCGGTATCTCCGCACACGACAGAGCAAAAACCATCCAGGCATTGATCGACCCGGCGACAAAACCGGAAGACCTCGGCAAACCTGGCCATATATTCCCGCTGAAAGCCAAAAGCGGTGGCGTTTTACGCCGCTCAGGCCACACAGAAGCTACCATCGACCTGGCCCGACTGGCCGGTTTCGAACCTGCCGGCGTACTCGTCGAAATTATGAATGAAGACGGTACCATGGCACGTCTCCCGGAACTCCGCGAGATCGCTACCAAATTCGACCTGAAACTCATCAGTATAAAAGACATGATCTCTTACCTCCTCAATCAGGAAACCCTGATCGAAGAGGGGGTAAGCGTTCAGATGCCTACCAAATACGGTAACTTCGAACTCATCGCCTTCAAACAGGTAAATACCGGAGAAATCCACATGGCCCTGAAAAAAGGTACCTGGGAAAAAGATGAGCCCGTTTTAGTACGTGTTCACTCCTCCTGCGTTACCGGCGATATTCTCCATTCACTGCGCTGCGACTGTGGCGAACAGCTCCACGCTGCCATGCAGATGGTCGAAAAAGAAGGTAAAGGACTTATCCTTTATATGAACCAGGAAGGTCGTGGTATCGGACTGATGAATAAACTCCGTGCCTACAAACTCCAGGAAGAAGGCCGCGACACCGTTGAGGCCAACCTCGAACTGGGCTTTAAAATGGATGAACGTGATTATGGCGTAGGCGCACAAATCCTCCGTCACCTGAATATCTGCAAGCTGCGTCTGATCACCAACAACCCACGCAAACGCGCAGGCCTGCTGGGATATGGACTGGAAATCGTAGAAAATGTTCCTATCGAAATCCATCCCAACCCACACAACGAAAATTATCTCAAAACAAAAAGAGATAAACTGGGACACGAAATCCTGAAAGGCTAA
- a CDS encoding DUF1572 family protein — translation MSIGTIYLDSVQKRFQTHKVLGDKTLARLNDKQLHWQPEGEPNSIAMIIKHLHGNMLSRWTDFLTTDGEKPGRHRDAEFEDDNLSKDELLALWEAGWKCLLDTLASLTEADLEKTVYIRQEPHSVIDAINRQLAHVPYHVGQIVWIGKALLQDQWESLSIPKGKSDDFNKSMSGKR, via the coding sequence ATGTCTATCGGAACCATCTATCTTGACAGCGTTCAAAAACGCTTCCAGACCCATAAAGTCCTGGGTGATAAAACACTGGCCAGGCTCAACGATAAACAGCTGCACTGGCAGCCGGAAGGGGAACCCAACAGCATCGCCATGATCATAAAACACCTGCATGGCAATATGTTATCTCGCTGGACCGACTTCCTCACTACGGATGGAGAAAAGCCCGGACGACACCGTGATGCTGAGTTTGAAGACGACAACCTGTCTAAAGATGAACTGCTTGCCTTATGGGAAGCCGGCTGGAAATGCCTGCTGGACACGCTGGCCAGTCTCACGGAAGCTGATCTGGAAAAAACAGTCTACATCCGCCAGGAGCCACATTCAGTGATAGATGCCATCAACAGGCAGCTGGCACATGTTCCCTACCATGTAGGACAAATCGTATGGATAGGTAAAGCCCTGCTGCAGGACCAGTGGGAAAGTCTCTCTATCCCGAAAGGAAAATCTGATGACTTTAATAAATCTATGTCTGGTAAACGTTAG
- a CDS encoding helix-turn-helix domain-containing protein — protein MKKNEIICPVEYAVDLLGGKWKMPIIHALTSNGVLRFKELERMLGGITPKMLTTQLRSLEEDGLVERKIYPTVPPTVEYKLTTIGESIKPMINELKNWGLYHQGLKK, from the coding sequence ATGAAAAAAAATGAAATAATTTGCCCGGTGGAGTATGCTGTTGACCTTTTAGGTGGAAAATGGAAGATGCCCATCATTCATGCCCTGACATCCAACGGTGTTTTAAGGTTCAAGGAACTGGAAAGAATGTTGGGAGGGATAACGCCAAAAATGCTTACTACCCAGTTGAGGAGTCTGGAAGAAGATGGACTGGTAGAGCGGAAAATTTACCCGACGGTACCGCCAACAGTGGAGTACAAGCTGACAACGATAGGGGAGTCTATCAAACCTATGATAAACGAATTAAAGAACTGGGGTTTATACCACCAGGGGCTGAAGAAATAA